A single region of the Aeromonas hydrophila subsp. hydrophila ATCC 7966 genome encodes:
- the exeE gene encoding GspE family T2SS ATPase variant ExeE — protein sequence MAAYQLDGVDMPAALPELPFAFARNFGVILTERQGAPVLLCRQGVTPQTLLEVRRVAGCAFTVEQMDREAFEELLMAHYQRDSSEARQLMEDLGNEMDFFALAEELPQSEDLLDADDDAPIIRLINAMLSEAIKEEASDIHIETFERALVIRFRIDGVLREILRPHRKLASLLVSRIKVMSRMDIAEKRVPQDGRISLRIGGRAVDVRVSTMPSSYGERVVLRLLDKNNVRLELKQLGMTLANRNIISELIRKPHGIILVTGPTGSGKSTTLYAALSEINSRDRNILTVEDPIEYDLEGVGQTQVNSKVDMTFARGLRAILRQDPDVVMVGEIRDLETAQIAVQASLTGHLVMSTLHTNTAIGAITRMRDMGIEPFLLSSSLLAVLAQRLVRTLCPDCRAPRAITEQERIAMGIELAPDQQVWRPVGCEQCNHTGYRGRTGIHELVVIDEAVREAIHSASGELAIERLIRGHTPSIRRDGIDKVLKGQTSLEEVLRVTRED from the coding sequence ATGGCGGCATACCAGCTGGATGGCGTCGACATGCCGGCAGCCCTGCCCGAGCTGCCGTTTGCCTTCGCCCGCAACTTCGGCGTGATCCTGACCGAGCGGCAGGGGGCACCTGTGCTGCTCTGCCGCCAGGGCGTGACGCCGCAAACCCTGCTGGAAGTACGGCGGGTAGCGGGCTGTGCCTTCACGGTGGAGCAGATGGACCGCGAGGCCTTCGAAGAGCTGCTGATGGCCCACTACCAGCGCGACTCCTCCGAGGCGCGCCAGCTGATGGAGGATCTCGGCAACGAGATGGACTTCTTCGCGCTGGCCGAAGAGCTACCTCAGAGTGAAGATCTGCTGGATGCCGACGACGACGCCCCCATCATCCGTCTCATCAACGCCATGTTGAGCGAGGCGATAAAAGAAGAGGCGTCCGACATCCACATCGAGACCTTCGAGCGCGCCCTGGTGATCCGGTTTCGCATCGATGGGGTGCTGCGGGAGATCCTGCGTCCCCATCGCAAGCTCGCCTCCTTGCTGGTGTCGCGCATCAAGGTCATGTCGCGGATGGACATCGCCGAGAAGCGGGTACCGCAGGATGGCCGCATCTCATTGCGCATCGGCGGCCGGGCGGTGGACGTGCGGGTTTCCACCATGCCGTCCAGCTACGGCGAGCGGGTGGTGCTGCGTCTGCTCGACAAGAACAACGTGCGGCTCGAGCTCAAGCAGCTCGGCATGACGCTGGCCAACCGCAACATCATCAGCGAACTCATTCGCAAGCCCCACGGCATCATTCTGGTGACGGGCCCGACCGGTTCGGGCAAGTCGACCACCCTCTACGCGGCCCTCTCCGAGATCAACTCGCGGGATCGCAACATCCTGACCGTCGAAGACCCCATCGAATATGACCTCGAAGGGGTGGGCCAGACCCAGGTCAACAGCAAGGTGGACATGACCTTCGCCCGCGGCCTGCGCGCCATTCTGCGCCAAGACCCGGACGTGGTGATGGTGGGGGAAATTCGTGACCTCGAGACCGCCCAGATCGCGGTGCAGGCGTCGCTGACCGGTCACCTGGTGATGTCGACCCTGCACACCAACACCGCCATCGGTGCCATCACCCGGATGCGGGACATGGGCATCGAGCCCTTCCTGCTCTCCTCCTCGCTGCTGGCGGTACTGGCCCAGCGGCTGGTGCGCACCCTCTGCCCCGATTGCCGCGCGCCGCGCGCCATCACCGAGCAGGAGCGCATTGCCATGGGCATCGAGCTGGCGCCGGATCAGCAGGTGTGGCGGCCGGTGGGCTGCGAGCAGTGCAACCACACCGGCTATCGCGGCCGGACCGGCATCCACGAGCTGGTGGTGATCGACGAAGCGGTGCGCGAGGCGATCCACAGCGCCAGCGGCGAGCTGGCCATCGAGCGGCTGATCCGGGGCCACACCCCCAGCATTCGCCGCGACGGCATCGACAAGGTACTCAAGGGGCAGACCAGCCTCGAAGAGGTGCTGCGCGTGACCCGGGAAGACTGA
- the exeD gene encoding GspD family T2SS secretin variant ExeD, with the protein MINKGKGWRLATVAAALMMAGSAWATEYSASFKNADIEEFINTVGKNLNKTIIIEPSVRGKINVRSYDLLNEDQYYQFFLSVLDVYGFAVVPMDNGVLKVVRSKDAKTSAIPVVDESNPGSGDEMVTRVVPVRNVSVRELAPLLRQLNDNAGGGNVVHYDPSNVLLITGRAAVVNRLVEVVRRVDKAGDQEVDIVKLKYASAGEMVRLVTNLNKDGNNQGGNTSLLLAPKVVADERTNSVVVSGEPKARARIIQMVHQLDRDLQSQGNTRVFYLKYGKAKDLVEVLKGVSSSIEADKKGGAATTTGGGGASIGGGKLAISADETTNALVITAQPDVMAELEQVVAKLDIRRAQVLVEAIIVEIADGDGLNLGVQWANTNGGGTQFTDTNLPIGSVAIAAKDYQKNGTTTGLAALAKDFNGMAAGFYKGNWAALVTALSTNTKNDILSTPSIVTMDNKEASFNVGQEVPVQSGSQSSTTSDQVFNTIERKTVGTKLVVTPQINEGDSVLLNIEQEVSSVAQTQAPGTSTLGPTFDTRTIKNAVLVKSGETVVLGGLMDEKTQEKVSKVPLLGDIPVLGYLFRSTSNSTSKRNLMVFIRPTILRDADVYSGISSNKYSQFRSEQQEAAAQEGYLTSPKRQVLPQYGQGVTMSPEVQKQLQQTQQAPQASGGSQPFVGNK; encoded by the coding sequence ATGATAAATAAAGGGAAGGGCTGGCGTCTGGCCACCGTGGCTGCGGCGCTGATGATGGCAGGTTCTGCCTGGGCCACCGAATATTCCGCCAGCTTCAAGAATGCCGACATCGAAGAGTTCATCAACACGGTCGGCAAGAACCTGAACAAGACCATCATCATCGAGCCTTCGGTGCGCGGCAAGATCAACGTCCGCAGCTATGACCTGCTCAACGAAGACCAGTACTACCAGTTCTTCCTGAGCGTGCTCGATGTCTATGGCTTCGCCGTGGTCCCGATGGACAACGGCGTGCTCAAGGTGGTGCGCTCCAAGGATGCCAAGACCTCCGCCATCCCGGTGGTGGACGAGAGCAACCCCGGCAGTGGCGACGAGATGGTGACCCGGGTGGTACCGGTGCGCAACGTTTCGGTGCGCGAACTGGCGCCGCTGCTGCGCCAGCTCAACGACAACGCCGGCGGCGGCAACGTGGTCCATTACGACCCCTCCAACGTGCTGCTGATCACCGGCCGCGCCGCCGTGGTCAATCGGCTGGTGGAAGTGGTGCGCCGGGTCGACAAGGCGGGCGACCAGGAAGTGGACATCGTCAAGCTCAAGTACGCCTCTGCCGGCGAGATGGTGCGGCTGGTGACCAACCTCAACAAGGATGGCAACAACCAGGGCGGCAACACCTCCCTGCTGCTGGCCCCCAAGGTGGTGGCCGACGAGCGCACCAACTCGGTGGTGGTGAGCGGCGAGCCCAAGGCGCGCGCCCGCATCATCCAGATGGTGCACCAGCTCGACCGTGACCTGCAGAGCCAGGGCAACACCCGGGTCTTCTATCTGAAATACGGCAAGGCCAAGGATCTGGTGGAGGTGCTCAAGGGCGTCAGCTCCAGCATCGAGGCGGACAAGAAGGGCGGCGCGGCCACCACCACGGGCGGTGGCGGTGCCAGCATCGGCGGCGGCAAGCTGGCCATCTCCGCCGACGAGACCACCAATGCGCTGGTGATCACCGCCCAGCCGGACGTGATGGCCGAGCTGGAGCAGGTGGTCGCCAAGCTCGACATCCGCCGTGCCCAGGTACTGGTGGAGGCGATCATCGTCGAGATCGCCGATGGCGACGGTCTCAACCTCGGGGTGCAGTGGGCCAATACCAATGGAGGCGGTACCCAGTTTACTGACACCAACCTGCCCATCGGTTCGGTGGCCATCGCGGCCAAGGATTATCAGAAGAACGGTACCACCACAGGTTTGGCTGCCTTGGCCAAGGATTTCAACGGCATGGCGGCCGGCTTCTACAAGGGCAACTGGGCCGCGCTGGTCACCGCGCTCTCCACCAACACCAAGAACGATATTCTCTCCACGCCGAGTATCGTCACCATGGACAACAAGGAAGCCTCCTTCAACGTCGGCCAGGAAGTGCCGGTGCAGAGCGGTTCCCAGAGCTCCACCACCAGCGATCAGGTGTTCAACACCATCGAGCGCAAGACGGTGGGTACCAAGTTGGTGGTGACGCCGCAGATCAACGAAGGGGATTCCGTGCTGCTCAACATCGAGCAGGAGGTCTCCAGCGTGGCGCAGACCCAGGCACCCGGTACCAGCACGCTGGGCCCGACCTTCGATACCCGTACCATCAAGAACGCTGTGCTGGTGAAGAGTGGCGAGACCGTGGTGCTGGGTGGTTTGATGGACGAGAAGACCCAGGAGAAGGTCTCCAAGGTACCGCTGCTCGGCGACATCCCGGTGCTGGGTTATCTGTTCCGCTCGACCTCCAACTCGACCTCCAAGCGCAATCTGATGGTCTTTATCCGACCGACCATTTTGCGTGATGCCGATGTCTACAGCGGTATCTCCAGCAACAAGTACTCCCAGTTCCGCTCCGAGCAGCAGGAGGCGGCGGCGCAGGAGGGCTATCTCACCTCGCCCAAGCGCCAGGTGCTGCCCCAGTACGGCCAGGGCGTGACCATGTCGCCCGAGGTGCAGAAGCAGCTCCAGCAGACACAGCAGGCCCCGCAGGCGAGCGGCGGGTCCCAGCCATTCGTGGGTAACAAGTAA
- a CDS encoding type II secretion system protein has protein sequence MKVASSARRQAGFTLLEVLLVAMLMGWLEATAMQLRLAS, from the coding sequence ATGAAGGTGGCCTCTTCTGCCCGTCGCCAGGCCGGTTTTACTCTGCTGGAAGTGCTGCTGGTCGCCATGTTGATGGGTTGGCTCGAGGCCACTGCCATGCAGTTGAGGCTGGCGTCATGA
- the exeI gene encoding GspI family T2SS minor pseudopilin variant ExeI, producing MNARGMTLLEVMVALAVFAIAGLAVMKTASEHLSGLNYLEQKTLATWVVENQLVQQKLEAKWPGDSWVEGDEQMAGQTWYWRYRGVATADSNFKALDMEVRTTPKADSPVAMIRTYISR from the coding sequence ATGAACGCCCGCGGCATGACCCTGCTGGAAGTCATGGTGGCGCTGGCGGTGTTTGCCATCGCCGGGCTGGCGGTGATGAAGACCGCCAGCGAGCACCTCTCCGGCCTCAACTATCTGGAACAGAAGACCCTGGCGACCTGGGTGGTGGAGAACCAGCTGGTACAGCAGAAGCTCGAAGCCAAGTGGCCCGGTGACAGCTGGGTGGAAGGGGACGAGCAGATGGCGGGCCAGACCTGGTACTGGCGCTATCGCGGCGTCGCTACCGCCGACAGCAACTTCAAGGCGCTGGACATGGAAGTGCGTACCACGCCCAAGGCTGACAGCCCGGTGGCCATGATTCGGACCTATATCAGCCGATGA
- the exeJ gene encoding GspJ family T2SS minor pseudopilin variant ExeJ: MIRSQRQAGFTLLEMLVAIAIFAGLSLGAYQVLQGVLTSDEVAKRKEARLSELQLAFSVLERDITQMVPRSGRIDGENNKVLLAASRFGQQSDDWGMAFMRGGWLNPDGMLPRSGLQRVGWRLKDHKLERLSYLYPDPVIGTEPRIQPMLERVTALRLYFYDKGAWKEEWTQRNVLPYGLAVELDLEDYGTIRRQFLIGAGGQRAENGN, from the coding sequence ATGATCCGGAGCCAGCGTCAGGCGGGGTTTACCCTGCTGGAGATGCTGGTGGCCATCGCCATCTTCGCCGGCCTGAGCCTGGGCGCCTATCAGGTGCTGCAAGGGGTGCTCACCAGCGACGAGGTGGCCAAGCGCAAGGAGGCACGTCTTTCCGAGCTGCAACTGGCCTTCTCCGTGCTGGAGCGGGACATCACCCAGATGGTGCCGCGCAGCGGCCGCATCGACGGCGAGAACAACAAGGTGCTGCTGGCGGCCTCCCGCTTTGGCCAGCAGAGCGACGACTGGGGCATGGCCTTCATGCGCGGCGGCTGGCTCAACCCGGACGGCATGCTGCCACGCTCCGGCCTGCAGCGGGTCGGCTGGCGCCTCAAGGATCACAAGCTGGAGCGGCTGAGCTACCTCTACCCGGATCCGGTGATCGGCACCGAGCCGCGCATCCAGCCGATGCTGGAGCGGGTGACGGCGCTGCGGCTCTACTTCTACGACAAGGGCGCCTGGAAAGAGGAGTGGACCCAGCGCAACGTGCTGCCCTACGGGCTGGCGGTGGAGCTGGATCTGGAAGACTACGGTACCATCCGTCGCCAGTTCCTGATCGGTGCTGGCGGTCAGAGGGCAGAGAATGGTAACTGA
- the exeG gene encoding GspG family T2SS major pseudopilin variant ExeG, whose amino-acid sequence MQKRRQSGFTLLEVMVVIVILGILASLVVPNLMGNKEKADQQKAVSDIVALENALDMYKLDNNRYPTTEQGLDALVNKPTAAPEPRSYREGGYIKRLPQDPWGNPYQMLSPGQFGKIDIFSMGLDGEAGTDDDIGNWNLKDFQ is encoded by the coding sequence ATGCAAAAGCGTCGTCAATCGGGTTTTACCCTGCTGGAAGTGATGGTGGTCATCGTGATCCTGGGGATCCTGGCCAGCCTGGTGGTGCCCAACCTGATGGGCAACAAGGAGAAGGCGGACCAGCAGAAAGCGGTCTCCGACATAGTGGCGCTGGAAAACGCCCTCGACATGTACAAGCTGGACAACAACCGCTACCCGACCACCGAGCAGGGGCTGGACGCGCTGGTCAACAAGCCGACCGCAGCACCTGAGCCGCGCAGCTACCGCGAAGGGGGCTACATCAAGCGCCTGCCGCAGGATCCCTGGGGCAACCCGTACCAGATGCTGAGCCCGGGCCAGTTCGGCAAGATCGACATCTTCTCCATGGGGCTGGATGGCGAAGCCGGTACCGATGACGACATCGGCAACTGGAACCTGAAGGACTTCCAATAA
- the exeH gene encoding GspH family T2SS minor pseudopilin variant ExeH, translating into MKHSRQAGFTLLEVLLVAMLMGLVATAVTLSMGGARGDRELDKQARRFMAVLQQAQEYSVMDGRLVGLRVEDNSWQFMQRAAKDRKWQVMSGDKLLDRVELPDNMRLAIELEGFSWRTESDEKYEKGRDEKERTPQVFIFPGGELTPFVLTLTQQDDDLRYVRTVKADEFGRLRLLQDEEEEE; encoded by the coding sequence ATGAAACATAGTCGCCAGGCCGGTTTTACCCTGCTGGAAGTGTTGCTGGTCGCCATGTTGATGGGGCTGGTTGCCACTGCCGTCACCCTCAGCATGGGTGGCGCCAGGGGGGATAGAGAGCTGGACAAGCAGGCGCGCCGCTTCATGGCCGTGCTGCAGCAGGCGCAGGAGTACTCGGTGATGGATGGCCGGCTGGTGGGCCTGCGTGTCGAGGACAACAGCTGGCAGTTCATGCAGCGCGCGGCCAAGGATCGCAAGTGGCAGGTGATGAGCGGTGACAAGCTGCTGGATCGGGTCGAGTTGCCCGACAACATGCGGCTGGCCATCGAGCTCGAGGGCTTCAGCTGGCGGACCGAATCCGACGAGAAGTACGAGAAGGGGCGCGACGAGAAGGAGCGCACCCCGCAGGTGTTCATCTTTCCCGGTGGCGAGCTGACCCCCTTCGTGCTGACCCTGACCCAGCAGGACGACGATCTGCGCTATGTGCGCACGGTCAAGGCGGACGAGTTCGGCCGTCTGCGTCTGCTGCAGGACGAGGAGGAAGAGGAATGA
- the exeF gene encoding GspF family T2SS innner membrane protein variant ExeF: protein MAAFEYKALDGKGRNKSGVLEGDSARQVRQLLREQGLTPLEVNETTEKAKREANRFVLFRRGASTAELAMITRQLATLVGAGLTIEEALKAVAEQCEKAHLRSMVATVRSKVVEGYSLADSLAAFPHVFDQLFRSMVAAGEKSGHLEKVLNRLADYTEQRQHMRTKLLQAMIYPIVLTCVAIGVISILLTAVVPKVVAQFEHMGQQLPATTRFLIGTSELMQHYGLWFLLLLLVGGFVWRWWLTDDKRRRHWHQLILRLPVIGRVSRGLNTARFARTLSILNASAVPLLEGMKISGEVLSNDFARMRIGEATERVREGTSLRKSLDETKIFPPMMLHMIASGEQSGELDNMLERAADNQDREFETQVNIALGVFEPMLVVSMAGVVLFIVMSILQPILELNNMVNL from the coding sequence ATGGCAGCATTCGAATACAAGGCCCTCGACGGCAAGGGACGCAACAAGAGCGGCGTGCTGGAGGGGGATTCCGCCCGCCAGGTACGCCAGCTGTTGCGCGAGCAGGGGCTGACCCCGCTCGAGGTGAACGAGACCACCGAGAAGGCCAAGCGCGAGGCGAACCGCTTCGTGTTGTTCCGCCGTGGTGCCAGCACCGCCGAGCTTGCGATGATTACCCGCCAGCTGGCTACCCTGGTGGGGGCCGGGCTCACCATCGAAGAGGCGCTCAAGGCCGTCGCCGAGCAGTGCGAGAAGGCCCACCTGCGCAGCATGGTGGCCACGGTGCGCAGCAAGGTGGTGGAGGGCTATTCGCTGGCCGACTCGCTGGCGGCCTTCCCCCATGTGTTCGATCAGCTGTTCCGCTCCATGGTGGCGGCCGGCGAGAAGTCCGGTCACCTGGAGAAGGTGCTCAACCGCCTCGCCGACTACACCGAGCAGCGTCAGCACATGCGCACCAAGCTGCTGCAGGCGATGATCTACCCCATCGTATTGACCTGCGTCGCCATCGGCGTTATCTCCATCCTGCTCACCGCCGTGGTGCCCAAGGTGGTGGCCCAGTTTGAACATATGGGTCAGCAACTGCCGGCCACCACCCGTTTCCTCATCGGTACCAGCGAGCTGATGCAGCACTACGGCCTCTGGTTCCTGTTGCTGCTGCTGGTGGGTGGCTTTGTCTGGCGCTGGTGGCTGACCGATGACAAGCGTCGACGTCACTGGCACCAGCTGATCCTGCGCCTGCCGGTGATCGGTCGGGTCAGCCGTGGTCTCAACACCGCCCGTTTTGCTCGCACCCTGAGCATCCTCAACGCCAGCGCCGTGCCGCTGCTGGAGGGGATGAAGATCTCCGGCGAAGTGCTCTCCAATGACTTTGCCCGCATGCGCATCGGTGAGGCCACCGAGCGGGTGCGGGAGGGGACCAGCCTGCGCAAGTCGCTGGATGAAACCAAAATTTTTCCGCCCATGATGCTGCACATGATCGCCTCCGGCGAGCAGAGCGGCGAGCTCGACAACATGCTGGAGCGGGCGGCGGACAACCAGGATCGGGAGTTCGAAACCCAGGTGAACATCGCCCTCGGGGTGTTCGAACCCATGCTGGTGGTCTCCATGGCCGGGGTGGTGCTGTTTATCGTGATGTCGATCCTGCAGCCGATCCTTGAGCTCAACAATATGGTGAATCTGTAG